A section of the Mycolicibacterium anyangense genome encodes:
- a CDS encoding carbohydrate ABC transporter permease has translation MTRFKYGMLSPLLALFVAVVGFPLIYALYLSATDYKLTDRRAPRFVGVTNYVNTLTNADFWRAFGTTATYVLVAVSLELVIGLVLAMALQRQKWARDVTRAMLLAPMFITPVAVGLTFRFLLNDQLGAIPFLLKKFGIDIDFLGSGHALYTLALIDVWQWTPFMVLLLLAGLESIPKQPLEAARVDGAPPWYVFRRVILPLLRPVLAVAVLLRALDAMKVFEYVYATTKGGPGTETQTLQYYTYQTGVQFFRLGSAASMAFVVLAVVLTAVVITFRMLERNREA, from the coding sequence ATGACCAGGTTCAAGTACGGGATGTTGAGTCCACTGTTGGCGCTTTTCGTCGCGGTCGTCGGATTTCCCCTCATCTATGCGCTCTACCTCAGCGCCACCGACTACAAGCTCACCGACCGGCGGGCGCCCCGATTCGTCGGTGTCACGAACTACGTCAACACCCTGACCAACGCCGACTTCTGGCGGGCCTTCGGCACCACCGCGACCTACGTGCTGGTGGCGGTGTCGCTGGAGCTGGTGATCGGCCTGGTGCTCGCGATGGCCCTGCAACGCCAAAAGTGGGCCCGCGACGTCACCCGCGCCATGTTGCTGGCCCCCATGTTCATCACCCCGGTCGCCGTCGGTCTGACGTTCCGCTTCCTGCTCAACGACCAGCTCGGTGCAATCCCGTTCCTGCTCAAGAAGTTCGGCATCGATATCGACTTCCTGGGCTCCGGTCACGCCCTCTACACCCTGGCCCTCATCGACGTGTGGCAGTGGACACCGTTCATGGTGTTGCTGCTGCTGGCCGGTCTGGAGTCCATCCCCAAGCAGCCGCTGGAGGCGGCCCGGGTGGACGGCGCGCCACCGTGGTACGTCTTCCGGCGGGTCATCCTGCCACTGCTGCGGCCGGTGCTCGCGGTGGCCGTGCTGTTGCGGGCGCTGGACGCCATGAAGGTGTTCGAGTACGTCTACGCGACGACCAAGGGCGGTCCCGGCACCGAAACCCAGACCCTGCAGTACTACACGTATCAGACCGGCGTCCAGTTCTTCCGGCTCGGCAGCGCAGCCTCGATGGCGTTCGTGGTGCTGGCCGTGGTCCTGACCGCCGTGGTGATCACCTTCCGGATGCTGGAGAGGAACCGCGAGGCATGA
- a CDS encoding carbohydrate ABC transporter permease, producing MPIAWIILASFKTPVQLNDPGLLFFTPNLDSWRSVLSSGILDAAARSFVVAFISVAISLVVGCMGAYAITRYRAGGTATRFGLLAAQMIPPAVLVFPFLTMAYALRLQDSLVPVVFAHLSFVAPVVTWFLIGFFEAVPKSIEEQARVDGLGRFGAFLLVVLPQVLPGIGASAIFGFTLSWNDMFYGLILAPGNAKILPVAIAGFNTFRGVQIGSMCAAILIAVVPVVIASFFVQRRLVQGISGGAVKS from the coding sequence ATGCCGATCGCCTGGATCATCCTGGCCAGCTTCAAAACCCCTGTGCAGCTGAATGATCCAGGACTGCTGTTCTTCACCCCGAACCTGGACAGCTGGCGGTCGGTGTTGTCGTCGGGCATCCTCGACGCGGCGGCACGCAGCTTCGTGGTCGCCTTCATCAGCGTGGCGATCAGCCTGGTGGTGGGCTGCATGGGTGCCTACGCGATCACCCGGTACCGCGCCGGCGGGACCGCCACCCGGTTCGGACTGCTTGCCGCACAGATGATCCCGCCTGCGGTGCTGGTGTTCCCGTTCCTGACCATGGCGTATGCGCTACGCCTGCAGGACAGCCTGGTGCCGGTGGTGTTCGCGCATCTGAGCTTTGTCGCCCCCGTGGTCACCTGGTTCCTGATCGGCTTCTTCGAAGCGGTGCCCAAGTCCATCGAGGAGCAGGCCCGGGTCGATGGGTTGGGCCGGTTCGGCGCCTTCCTGTTGGTGGTGTTGCCACAGGTGCTGCCCGGTATCGGGGCTTCGGCGATCTTCGGGTTCACGCTGTCCTGGAACGACATGTTCTACGGGCTGATCCTGGCACCGGGCAACGCGAAGATCCTGCCGGTGGCCATCGCGGGGTTCAACACGTTCCGCGGTGTACAGATCGGCTCGATGTGCGCCGCCATCCTCATCGCGGTGGTCCCCGTCGTCATCGCCAGTTTCTTCGTTCAGCGCCGCCTGGTCCAGGGCATCAGCGGCGGCGCGGTCAAGTCCTAG
- a CDS encoding ABC transporter ATP-binding protein, whose product MATVTFSAVNKSYGEVGIVHDLDLEIPDGSFTVLVGPSGCGKSTSLRMLAGLEPVTSGAIRIGDTDVTALEPKDRDIAMVFQNYALYPHLTVEQNIAFPLRAKKIAKKEARERAAAVAATLGLTAALTRKPKDLSGGQQQRVAIGRAIIREPAVFLFDEPLSNLDAKLRVETRTELLRIQRRLGITSLYVTHDQEEAMTLSDRMVVMSEGRIAQQGAPLEVYTKPASTFVAGFVGSPRMNLVPGVIEDAALRSADGLVLPVGDAVTRRSEPVTVGFRPEDLVVTPAGGTGSPAPTGRIALIEHLGPRAIVAVEVPGVTLVSVLDIASLGSLTEGAPVSMSVRTGGLHVFDLARGMRIAS is encoded by the coding sequence ATGGCTACCGTCACCTTCAGTGCAGTGAACAAGTCCTACGGCGAGGTCGGCATCGTCCACGACCTCGATCTGGAGATCCCGGACGGATCCTTCACCGTCCTGGTCGGCCCGTCCGGCTGCGGCAAGTCCACGTCGCTGCGGATGCTGGCCGGTCTGGAGCCCGTCACCTCGGGCGCCATCCGGATCGGCGACACCGACGTCACGGCGCTGGAACCCAAGGATCGCGATATCGCGATGGTGTTCCAGAACTATGCGCTCTACCCGCATCTGACCGTCGAGCAGAACATCGCATTCCCGTTGCGTGCGAAGAAAATTGCCAAGAAAGAAGCCAGGGAGCGTGCGGCGGCCGTGGCGGCCACCCTCGGCCTGACCGCGGCGCTGACCCGGAAACCCAAGGATCTCAGCGGCGGTCAGCAACAACGCGTCGCAATCGGCCGGGCGATCATCCGCGAACCCGCGGTGTTCCTCTTCGACGAGCCGCTGAGCAATCTCGACGCCAAGCTGCGGGTCGAGACCCGCACCGAACTGCTGCGCATCCAGCGCCGGCTGGGCATCACCTCGCTGTACGTCACCCACGACCAGGAGGAGGCGATGACGCTCTCGGACCGGATGGTGGTGATGAGCGAGGGACGGATCGCCCAGCAGGGGGCGCCGCTGGAGGTCTACACCAAACCGGCCAGCACCTTCGTCGCCGGATTCGTCGGCAGCCCCAGGATGAACCTCGTCCCCGGTGTCATCGAGGATGCCGCGCTGCGCTCGGCCGACGGCCTGGTGCTCCCGGTGGGGGATGCGGTGACCCGCCGGTCCGAGCCGGTGACGGTCGGCTTCCGTCCCGAGGACCTCGTCGTGACCCCCGCGGGCGGCACCGGCTCGCCGGCACCGACCGGGCGGATCGCCCTGATCGAGCACCTGGGTCCGCGGGCCATCGTCGCGGTGGAGGTACCCGGTGTCACCCTGGTCAGCGTCCTGGACATCGCCAGCCTGGGCTCGCTGACCGAAGGTGCGCCGGTGTCGATGTCGGTGCGCACCGGCGGCCTGCATGTCTTCGACCTCGCCCGCGGCATGCGGATCGCGTCATGA
- a CDS encoding inositol monophosphatase family protein translates to MTAAPVSAELTAELLDVALAAAQRGADVLAAGARGALQITTKGEDGNLVTDVDVAAERAVRAVIEARRPDDEVTGEELPSTGPDRRRAAVRWSIDPLDGTTNFTRAIPYYATCVGVADADGRWLAGAVVAPALAKTYFAHRGGGAWLAEPNGVRRLTGPAVEPGARLLGMGYSYSADVRAQQFAAAAGHMAGYTDARILGSAALAICAVAEGALDGFVEPDLAEHDWAAAAVIAEEAGLQVNRPSPDSTELQVYRR, encoded by the coding sequence ATGACCGCCGCCCCCGTCTCGGCCGAGCTGACCGCCGAACTCCTCGACGTCGCGCTGGCGGCCGCCCAGCGGGGCGCCGACGTGCTGGCCGCCGGTGCGCGTGGCGCGCTGCAGATCACCACCAAGGGGGAGGACGGCAATCTGGTGACCGACGTCGACGTGGCCGCCGAACGCGCCGTGCGCGCGGTCATCGAGGCACGTCGGCCGGACGACGAGGTGACCGGCGAGGAATTGCCGAGCACCGGACCCGATCGGCGCCGCGCCGCGGTCCGGTGGTCCATCGACCCCCTCGACGGCACCACGAACTTCACCCGAGCGATCCCGTACTACGCGACCTGCGTCGGAGTCGCCGACGCCGACGGCCGGTGGCTCGCCGGTGCCGTCGTCGCCCCGGCGCTGGCCAAGACCTACTTCGCGCATCGGGGCGGCGGAGCCTGGCTCGCCGAGCCCAACGGTGTGCGCAGGCTCACCGGCCCGGCGGTCGAGCCGGGCGCGCGCCTGCTCGGGATGGGGTACTCGTACTCGGCTGATGTGCGGGCGCAGCAGTTCGCCGCCGCCGCGGGACACATGGCCGGCTACACCGACGCCCGGATTCTGGGGTCGGCGGCGCTGGCCATCTGCGCCGTCGCCGAGGGAGCACTGGACGGATTCGTCGAACCCGATCTCGCCGAACATGATTGGGCGGCCGCGGCGGTGATCGCCGAGGAAGCCGGCCTCCAGGTCAACCGCCCGTCCCCCGATTCGACGGAGCTGCAGGTGTACCGCCGCTGA
- a CDS encoding serine hydrolase domain-containing protein: MTLADNRTSIAQAVDAGVLAGAVTLVWQRGNILQVNEIGSRDVEAKLPMQRDTIFRIASMTKPVTVAAALSLAQEGKLTLNDPVSRWLPELADMQVLVDPTGPLDRTVPARRPITVDDLMTHRSGLAYVFSVAGPLSQAYGRVSLRQDQDHWLAEVAALPLVHQPGDRLTYSHATDVLGILVSRIEGKPLHTVLTERVFGPLGMVDTGFFISPDKRARAATMYRLDDESGLQHDAMGPIPVIEPRFCQGGASLLTTVDDYLRFARMLLGGGEVDGVRVLSQDSVALMRTDRLTAEQKQFPFLGLPFWMGRGFGLNLSVVTDPVKSGPLYGPGGLGTFSWPGAYGTWWQADPANDLILIYLIQNYPNMSSPGAAVAGNTSLAKLQSVQPKFVRRTYGALGL, encoded by the coding sequence ATGACTCTCGCGGACAACCGCACCTCCATCGCCCAGGCCGTGGATGCCGGCGTTCTGGCAGGTGCCGTCACCCTGGTCTGGCAGCGCGGAAACATCCTGCAGGTCAACGAGATCGGGTCACGCGATGTCGAAGCGAAGCTGCCGATGCAGCGGGACACCATCTTCCGCATCGCCTCGATGACCAAACCGGTCACCGTGGCCGCGGCGCTGTCGCTGGCGCAGGAGGGCAAGCTCACACTGAACGATCCGGTCAGTCGGTGGCTGCCCGAACTGGCCGACATGCAGGTTCTCGTCGATCCGACCGGGCCGCTGGATCGCACCGTGCCGGCCCGTCGGCCGATCACCGTCGACGACCTGATGACGCACCGCAGCGGACTGGCGTACGTGTTCTCGGTCGCCGGTCCGCTCTCGCAGGCCTATGGCCGGGTGTCGCTGCGCCAGGACCAGGACCATTGGCTGGCCGAGGTGGCGGCGCTGCCGCTGGTGCATCAGCCCGGCGACCGGCTCACCTACAGCCACGCCACCGATGTGCTGGGCATCCTGGTGTCGCGGATCGAGGGCAAGCCACTGCACACCGTGCTCACCGAGCGGGTGTTCGGCCCGCTGGGCATGGTCGACACCGGGTTCTTCATCTCCCCCGACAAGCGCGCCAGGGCCGCCACGATGTACCGGCTCGATGACGAGTCCGGCCTGCAGCACGACGCGATGGGACCGATACCGGTCATCGAACCCCGGTTCTGTCAGGGCGGCGCCAGCCTGCTGACGACCGTCGACGACTATCTGCGCTTTGCCCGCATGTTGTTGGGCGGCGGCGAAGTGGACGGGGTGCGGGTCCTGTCGCAGGACTCCGTTGCGCTGATGCGGACCGATCGGCTGACCGCGGAGCAGAAGCAGTTCCCGTTCCTGGGACTTCCGTTCTGGATGGGCCGCGGCTTCGGCCTGAATCTGTCGGTGGTGACCGACCCGGTGAAATCCGGGCCACTGTACGGCCCCGGCGGACTGGGCACGTTCAGCTGGCCCGGCGCCTATGGGACGTGGTGGCAGGCGGATCCGGCCAACGACCTGATCCTGATCTATCTGATCCAGAACTACCCGAACATGAGCTCGCCGGGGGCCGCGGTGGCCGGCAACACGTCGCTGGCCAAACTGCAGTCGGTTCAGCCGAAGTTCGTGCGCCGCACCTACGGCGCGCTGGGCCTGTAG
- the pyrR gene encoding bifunctional pyr operon transcriptional regulator/uracil phosphoribosyltransferase PyrR, protein MGSTDRELMSAADVGRTVSRIAHQIIEKTALDGPDAPRIVLLGIPTRGVTLANRLAAKIHEFSGVSVACGGLDITLYRDDLDFKPPRALEETSIPAGGIDHALVILVDDVLYTGRSVRSALDALRDIGRPTAVQLAVLVDRGHRELPLRADYVGKNVPTSRSENVKVRLTEDDGVEGIWIAPHGGPAR, encoded by the coding sequence GTGGGCTCCACCGACCGGGAATTGATGTCCGCCGCCGATGTCGGCAGGACGGTCTCCCGCATCGCCCATCAGATCATCGAGAAAACCGCCCTGGACGGGCCCGACGCGCCCCGCATCGTGCTGCTCGGCATCCCGACCCGCGGTGTCACCCTGGCCAATCGGCTGGCGGCCAAGATCCACGAATTCTCCGGCGTCAGCGTCGCCTGCGGCGGCCTGGACATCACGCTCTACCGGGACGACCTCGACTTCAAGCCGCCCCGCGCGCTGGAGGAGACCTCCATTCCGGCCGGCGGCATCGACCACGCGCTGGTGATCCTCGTCGACGACGTGCTCTACACCGGGCGCTCGGTGCGCTCGGCACTGGATGCGCTGCGCGATATCGGCAGGCCCACGGCAGTCCAACTGGCGGTACTCGTCGACCGCGGCCACCGGGAACTGCCGCTGCGGGCCGACTACGTCGGCAAGAACGTCCCCACCTCCCGCAGCGAGAACGTCAAGGTACGGCTCACCGAGGACGACGGCGTCGAAGGTATCTGGATCGCACCGCACGGAGGTCCCGCGAGATGA
- a CDS encoding aspartate carbamoyltransferase catalytic subunit encodes MSTRHLLSAADLTRDEAVAILDNADRFRQALLGREVKKLPTLRGRTIITMFYENSTRTRVSFEVAGKWMSADVINVSASGSSVSKGESLRDTALTLRAAGADALIIRHPASGAAQQLAQWTLEPDGTGPSVINAGDGTHEHPTQALLDALTLRQRLGDIEGRRVVIVGDILHSRVARSNVTLLHTLGAEVVLVSPPTLLPVGVSQWPVTVSHDLDAELPGADAVMMLRVQAERMNGGFFPSEREYSIRYGLSDKRQALLPGHAVVMHPGPMLRGMEISFAVADSSQSAVLQQVSNGVHVRMAVLFHLLVGTDEAVTV; translated from the coding sequence ATGAGCACCAGGCATCTGCTGTCCGCGGCCGACCTCACCCGCGACGAAGCCGTCGCCATCCTCGACAACGCCGACCGGTTCCGACAGGCCCTGCTGGGGCGCGAGGTCAAGAAGCTGCCGACCCTGCGCGGGCGCACCATCATCACGATGTTCTACGAGAACTCCACCCGCACCCGGGTGTCGTTCGAGGTGGCGGGCAAGTGGATGAGCGCCGACGTGATCAACGTCAGCGCATCGGGTTCGTCGGTGTCCAAAGGGGAATCGCTGCGCGACACCGCGCTGACCCTGCGCGCCGCAGGTGCCGACGCGCTGATCATCCGGCACCCGGCCTCCGGGGCCGCCCAGCAACTGGCGCAGTGGACGCTGGAGCCCGACGGCACCGGCCCCAGCGTGATCAACGCCGGTGACGGCACCCACGAGCACCCCACCCAGGCGCTGCTGGACGCGCTGACCCTGCGTCAGCGGCTCGGCGACATCGAGGGCCGCCGGGTGGTGATCGTCGGCGACATCCTGCACAGCCGGGTGGCGCGCTCCAACGTGACGTTGCTGCACACCCTGGGCGCCGAGGTGGTGCTGGTATCGCCCCCGACGCTGCTGCCGGTGGGGGTGTCGCAGTGGCCGGTGACGGTGTCACACGATCTGGATGCCGAACTGCCCGGCGCCGACGCGGTGATGATGCTGCGGGTGCAGGCCGAGCGCATGAACGGCGGCTTCTTCCCCTCCGAGCGGGAGTACTCGATTCGCTACGGCCTGTCCGACAAGCGCCAGGCGCTGCTGCCCGGCCATGCGGTGGTGATGCACCCCGGCCCGATGCTGCGCGGCATGGAGATCTCCTTCGCCGTGGCCGACTCGTCGCAATCGGCGGTGCTGCAACAGGTTTCCAATGGTGTGCACGTGCGGATGGCGGTGCTCTTCCATCTGCTGGTCGGCACGGATGAGGCGGTGACGGTATGA
- a CDS encoding dihydroorotase — translation MSPVVVITGVRLYGEGDQVDVLVSDGQIAKIGAGLEIPADADVIDATGQVLLPGLVDLHTHLREPGREYTEDIETGSAAAALGGFTAVFAMANTDPVADSPVVTDHVWRRGQQVGLVDVHPVGAVTVGLKGKQLTEMGRMAAGLAQVKMFSDDGVCVEDPLVMRRALEYATGLGVLIAQHAEEPRLTVGAVAHEGPNAARLGLAGWPRAAEESIVARDALLARDAGARVHICHASTAGTVELLKWAKQQGISITAEVTPHHLMLDDSRLSSYDGVNRVNPPLREASDAAALRQALADGVIDCVATDHAPHAEHEKCCEFSVARPGMLGLQTALSVVVDTMVRSGLLDWRGVARVMSENPARIVGLDDQGRPLEVGEPANLVIVDPDASWVVEGAELASRSANTPYAAMTLPATVTATLLRGKVTARDGKSPAL, via the coding sequence ATGAGTCCGGTAGTGGTGATCACCGGCGTTCGGCTCTACGGCGAAGGCGACCAGGTCGACGTCCTGGTGTCCGACGGGCAGATCGCGAAGATCGGTGCCGGACTCGAGATCCCCGCCGACGCCGACGTCATCGACGCCACCGGTCAGGTGCTGCTGCCGGGTCTCGTGGACCTGCACACCCATTTGCGCGAGCCCGGCCGCGAGTACACCGAGGACATCGAAACTGGCTCTGCTGCAGCAGCTCTGGGTGGATTTACCGCGGTGTTCGCGATGGCCAATACCGATCCGGTGGCCGACAGCCCGGTGGTCACCGACCACGTGTGGCGGCGCGGGCAGCAGGTCGGCCTGGTCGACGTGCACCCGGTGGGTGCGGTGACGGTGGGCTTGAAGGGTAAGCAACTCACCGAGATGGGCCGGATGGCCGCTGGACTGGCCCAGGTCAAGATGTTCTCCGATGACGGTGTGTGCGTCGAGGACCCGCTGGTGATGCGCCGGGCCCTCGAGTACGCCACCGGTCTCGGGGTGCTGATTGCCCAGCACGCTGAGGAGCCGAGGTTGACCGTCGGCGCCGTGGCGCACGAGGGCCCGAATGCCGCCCGGCTGGGCCTGGCCGGCTGGCCGCGGGCGGCCGAGGAGTCGATCGTGGCCCGCGACGCGCTGCTGGCCCGCGACGCCGGTGCCCGGGTGCACATCTGCCACGCCTCCACGGCGGGCACGGTAGAGCTGCTGAAATGGGCCAAGCAGCAAGGTATTTCGATCACCGCCGAAGTGACGCCCCATCATCTGATGCTCGATGACAGTCGGCTGTCCAGCTATGACGGGGTGAACCGGGTCAACCCGCCGCTGCGGGAGGCCTCCGACGCGGCGGCGCTGCGCCAGGCGCTGGCCGACGGCGTCATCGACTGTGTGGCCACCGATCACGCGCCGCACGCCGAGCACGAGAAGTGCTGCGAGTTCTCCGTCGCCCGCCCGGGCATGCTGGGGCTGCAGACCGCGCTCTCGGTGGTGGTGGACACCATGGTGCGGTCCGGCCTGCTGGACTGGCGCGGAGTGGCACGGGTGATGAGTGAGAACCCGGCCCGCATCGTCGGCCTCGACGACCAGGGCCGCCCGCTGGAAGTGGGGGAGCCGGCCAACCTGGTGATCGTCGACCCGGACGCGTCCTGGGTGGTCGAGGGTGCCGAGCTGGCCAGCCGGTCGGCCAACACCCCGTATGCCGCCATGACACTGCCGGCCACGGTCACCGCCACCCTGCTGCGGGGCAAGGTCACCGCGCGGGACGGGAAGAGCCCGGCCCTGTGA
- a CDS encoding PH-like domain-containing protein: MNTGTAVATYLFAFLIVVIIGALIRRMIKGWERRGARQCELLGEFPPMPDMLGAATVPPTRGLYVGSTLAPNWLERITVGDVGYRSKAVLTRYPEGILLERSGATPIWIPQDAITAIRTERAMAGKVIPGGSGSPAGILTIRWRLPSGTEIDTGFRGDDRSEYARWTGEAA; this comes from the coding sequence GTGAATACCGGAACGGCGGTGGCGACCTACCTCTTCGCGTTCCTCATCGTCGTCATCATCGGTGCCCTCATTCGCCGGATGATCAAGGGTTGGGAGCGTCGCGGCGCGCGGCAGTGCGAGCTGCTCGGCGAATTCCCGCCGATGCCCGACATGCTCGGCGCGGCCACCGTACCCCCGACCCGGGGTCTCTACGTCGGCAGCACGCTCGCCCCGAACTGGCTGGAGCGCATCACCGTCGGCGATGTGGGCTACCGGTCCAAGGCGGTGCTGACCCGCTATCCCGAGGGCATCCTGCTGGAACGTTCCGGTGCCACCCCGATCTGGATCCCGCAGGATGCGATCACTGCGATCCGCACCGAGCGGGCGATGGCCGGAAAGGTCATCCCGGGTGGCAGCGGTTCGCCCGCAGGCATTCTCACGATCCGGTGGCGGCTGCCATCGGGTACCGAAATCGACACCGGCTTCCGCGGCGACGACCGCAGCGAATACGCCAGATGGACAGGAGAGGCAGCGTGA
- the carA gene encoding glutamine-hydrolyzing carbamoyl-phosphate synthase small subunit: MTGKAHLVLEDGRIYTGTQFGAVGETLGEAVFSTGMSGYQETLTDPSYHRQIVVATAPQIGNTGWNHEDGESRGDKIWVAGYVVRDPSPRASNWRATGSLDDELSRQRIVGIAGVDTRAVVRHLRTQGSMKAGVFSGPALADADELLRRVRSQPAMLGADLAGEVSTDDSYVVEPEGAHRFTVVALDLGIKTNTPRNFALRGIRTHVLPSSATFEQIADLKPDGVFLSNGPGDPATADHVVGVTREVLGSGTPLFGICFGNQILGRALGRSTYKMTFGHRGINVPVIDHTTGAVAITAQNHGFALEGEAGEVFDTDFGQAVVSHTCANDGVVEGIKLVDGSAFSVQYHPEAAAGPHDANYLFDQFAALMEGRKH; this comes from the coding sequence GTGACGGGTAAAGCCCATCTCGTGCTGGAGGACGGGCGGATCTACACCGGAACCCAGTTCGGTGCGGTCGGTGAGACGCTGGGGGAGGCGGTGTTCTCCACCGGCATGTCCGGCTACCAGGAGACGTTGACCGACCCGAGCTACCACCGTCAGATCGTGGTGGCCACCGCCCCGCAGATCGGCAACACCGGCTGGAACCACGAGGACGGCGAAAGCCGCGGCGACAAGATCTGGGTGGCCGGCTACGTCGTGCGCGACCCGTCGCCACGGGCGTCGAACTGGCGGGCCACCGGTAGCCTCGACGACGAACTCAGCCGGCAGCGCATCGTCGGGATCGCCGGCGTCGACACCCGCGCGGTGGTGCGGCACCTGCGCACCCAGGGCTCGATGAAGGCCGGCGTGTTCTCCGGTCCGGCCTTGGCCGACGCCGACGAATTACTGCGCCGGGTGCGCAGCCAGCCCGCCATGCTCGGCGCCGATCTGGCCGGTGAGGTCAGCACCGACGATAGCTACGTCGTGGAACCCGAAGGCGCGCACCGGTTCACCGTGGTCGCGCTGGATCTGGGCATCAAGACCAACACGCCACGCAACTTTGCACTGCGCGGTATCCGCACCCACGTGCTGCCGTCGAGCGCCACCTTCGAGCAGATCGCCGACCTCAAGCCCGACGGGGTGTTCCTGTCCAACGGCCCCGGCGACCCGGCCACCGCCGACCACGTCGTCGGCGTCACCCGGGAGGTGCTGGGTTCGGGGACGCCGCTGTTCGGCATCTGCTTCGGCAACCAGATCCTGGGCCGCGCGCTGGGTCGGTCCACCTACAAGATGACGTTCGGTCACCGCGGTATCAACGTACCGGTGATCGACCACACCACCGGTGCGGTGGCCATCACGGCGCAGAACCACGGGTTCGCCCTCGAGGGCGAGGCCGGCGAGGTCTTCGACACCGACTTCGGCCAAGCCGTCGTCAGCCATACCTGTGCCAATGACGGTGTGGTCGAAGGCATCAAACTCGTTGACGGCAGCGCTTTCTCGGTGCAGTACCACCCGGAGGCCGCGGCCGGCCCGCACGACGCCAACTACCTGTTCGACCAGTTCGCCGCCTTGATGGAAGGCAGGAAGCACTAG